In one window of uncultured Fusobacterium sp. DNA:
- the moaC gene encoding cyclic pyranopterin monophosphate synthase MoaC: MEFTHFNEKGRARMVDVSEKNETQRKAIARGYIQMNPETIKLVVEGKMKKGDVLSVAQVGGICGAKKTWDLIPMCHNILLTGADISFEIEENKIWIESTVKTTGKTGVEMEALTAVSIAALTIYDMCKAVDKHMIIGDIKLIEKKGGKSDFLLK, from the coding sequence ATGGAATTTACACATTTTAATGAAAAAGGAAGAGCTAGAATGGTAGATGTTAGTGAAAAAAATGAAACTCAAAGAAAAGCCATTGCTAGAGGATATATTCAAATGAATCCTGAAACTATTAAATTAGTAGTTGAAGGTAAAATGAAAAAAGGAGATGTTCTTTCAGTAGCACAAGTAGGAGGAATATGTGGAGCTAAAAAAACTTGGGATTTAATTCCTATGTGCCATAATATTTTACTAACAGGTGCTGATATATCTTTTGAAATTGAAGAAAATAAAATTTGGATAGAATCTACAGTTAAAACTACTGGAAAAACTGGGGTTGAAATGGAAGCTCTTACAGCTGTTTCAATTGCTGCTTTAACTATCTATGATATGTGTAAAGCTGTGGATAAACATATGATAATTGGAGATATTAAACTTATTGAAAAAAAAGGTGGAAAATCTGACTTCCTTTTAAAATAA
- the thiD gene encoding bifunctional hydroxymethylpyrimidine kinase/phosphomethylpyrimidine kinase, whose protein sequence is MKKVLTIAGSDCSGGAGIQADIKTMSALGIYSMSVITAITAQNTLGVHAVQDIDSTMVEKQIQVIFEDIQVDAVKIGMLANGKIAETVKENLKKYQAKNIVIDPVISSTSEFRLFKDGAMEKLKSLIGIADLVTPNIPEAELLTGIKIKNEEDIFKAAKELKKLGVKNVLIKGGHSQDNSCTDILLLENNKFVKYYGEKIAATNTHGTGCTLSSAIASFLAKNYSMEESVKLAKEYITSSIKNSFSIGKGIGPLGHFIELYKKSSIDY, encoded by the coding sequence TTGAAAAAAGTATTGACAATTGCAGGTTCAGATTGTAGTGGTGGTGCAGGAATACAAGCAGATATAAAAACTATGAGTGCTTTAGGAATTTATAGTATGAGTGTTATAACTGCTATTACCGCACAAAATACTCTAGGAGTTCATGCTGTTCAAGATATTGATTCTACTATGGTAGAAAAACAAATACAGGTAATTTTTGAGGATATACAAGTTGATGCAGTTAAAATTGGAATGTTAGCTAATGGGAAAATAGCAGAAACTGTAAAAGAAAACTTAAAAAAATATCAAGCAAAAAATATTGTAATTGATCCTGTTATCTCATCAACAAGTGAATTTAGACTTTTTAAAGATGGAGCTATGGAAAAATTAAAATCTTTAATTGGAATAGCAGATTTGGTGACTCCTAATATACCAGAAGCTGAATTACTTACTGGTATTAAAATAAAAAATGAAGAGGATATTTTTAAGGCTGCTAAAGAACTAAAAAAATTAGGAGTAAAAAATGTATTAATTAAAGGTGGACATAGTCAAGATAATAGTTGTACTGATATTTTATTACTTGAAAACAATAAGTTTGTAAAATACTATGGGGAAAAAATAGCAGCTACTAATACTCATGGAACAGGTTGTACTTTATCTTCTGCTATTGCTTCTTTTTTAGCCAAAAATTATTCTATGGAAGAATCTGTAAAATTAGCTAAAGAATATATTACTTCCTCTATAAAAAACTCTTTCTCTATTGGTAAAGGGATTGGTCCACTTGGACATTTTATAGAGCTCTATAAGAAATCTTCTATTGATTATTGA
- a CDS encoding DUF116 domain-containing protein — protein MKKNFLTKFIYEIYYILFVISERKKDQKEKNNIANKFLIYNNNRVLKSLKNKKINKVLILLPHCLQKYSCPFKITSNIENCKSCGQCVIGDFLNIQKSFPVEVKVATGGTLARKHIKSICPDLVMAVACKRDLVSGIHDAYPVNVYGIFNEIQNEPCIDTTVSINKVKEFLEKIF, from the coding sequence ATGAAAAAAAATTTTTTAACAAAATTTATTTATGAAATTTATTATATCTTATTTGTTATTTCTGAAAGAAAGAAAGATCAAAAAGAAAAAAACAATATAGCTAATAAATTCTTAATTTATAACAATAATCGAGTTTTAAAAAGCTTAAAAAACAAAAAAATAAATAAAGTATTAATACTTTTACCTCATTGCTTACAAAAATATTCTTGTCCTTTCAAAATAACATCAAATATTGAAAATTGTAAAAGCTGTGGACAATGTGTAATAGGTGATTTTTTGAACATTCAAAAAAGTTTTCCTGTAGAAGTTAAAGTTGCAACTGGAGGAACACTTGCTAGAAAACATATTAAAAGTATTTGTCCTGATTTAGTAATGGCAGTAGCTTGTAAAAGGGATCTTGTTTCAGGTATTCATGATGCTTACCCTGTAAATGTTTATGGTATATTTAATGAAATTCAAAATGAACCTTGTATTGATACTACTGTTTCTATAAATAAAGTAAAAGAGTTTTTAGAAAAGATATTTTAA
- a CDS encoding tetratricopeptide repeat protein — MKKRYFLIALIFSLGISVIASEKEDLAFVDELYKQKKFDMAIVESKSFLDKYPTSKYNKNIQDRIAKVYFLQGDYANAIKYFKILLMNNDLKEKEKNEIRYYLVKSYAGIGDKKTSEDYLKLIDIKNEYYEKAIYDTGVIFLSRENYPLAEEQFQKIINLNGKYYSDAILSMALLSYNRGDFNRSIAYLNQYAQLKGKRNTIFMNYLFGSSYYKLNQNDLAANYFEEAFNENKNSAYGKKAALNLIEIYSNQNKPEKASEKLQALKGNIEFDEGTRILGDSYATKGEYSKAISYYNQVTDLSNPKLLYSYGFSLYKLNKLKEAQAYFESLKNSSYYNQALYYIFAIDYKLGNYKKIIKNKDEIKKVVVNQKDVISINTIIANSAYELGEFNLSKDYYSRNYVLNSDIESLYRIIVINNKIEDINDIKLRFSEYKNKFPNDTKYRKNIYLSVGETYYKKDLLDDSINIYIEYLEKNKDFDILNNLVTLLLAKQNYSEMLKYLDNSDNSLNNIYLKGIASMGMGNYSEAMNYFSTVEQDSSIQPDLLEKVKFNKIRNFFLWQKYDEVIKYSEDYLKNYTNEPNRAEIIDKTAISYFRLNNFEKSLEYYNLLKNNSQYSEYAEFQIADTFYAQGKYQDALNKYQEIFTKYPEGKYSESSYYWYLNSLINLQKFDNFEKEKGIFLKKYPNSTFKENIYILSAQIYEKQGEKENSLANYQKLYETSANKTIKEDTASKIINIYLNSNKLDEAKKYILELANPEIKSYYNSLIFEKQGKKEEALKEYENLFKGTKYKDYAGINLGNYYFNKKDFKTAREYYIAVDNLESSSYKDFVLYQLSNIDELEGKNDSALRGYTKGYVLYNGDYSTLSKFKAAQLNEKLGKESDAFSLYKELYSNKDFQYKNFILEKMIFYTLKSGNKIEAKKYYLELQKLDKQTSEKYNQFFK; from the coding sequence TTGAAAAAAAGATATTTTTTAATAGCTCTTATATTCTCTTTGGGAATATCAGTCATTGCTTCTGAAAAGGAAGATTTAGCTTTTGTAGATGAACTTTATAAACAGAAAAAATTTGACATGGCAATAGTTGAATCAAAAAGTTTTTTAGATAAATATCCTACTTCTAAATATAACAAAAATATTCAAGATAGGATAGCTAAGGTTTATTTTCTTCAAGGGGATTATGCCAATGCTATAAAGTATTTTAAAATACTTTTAATGAATAACGATCTTAAAGAAAAAGAGAAAAATGAGATAAGATACTATCTTGTAAAATCCTATGCAGGAATAGGAGATAAAAAAACTAGTGAAGATTATCTTAAACTCATAGATATAAAAAATGAATATTATGAAAAAGCTATTTATGATACTGGTGTTATATTTCTAAGTAGAGAAAATTATCCTCTAGCAGAGGAACAATTTCAAAAAATAATAAATCTCAATGGAAAATATTATAGTGATGCTATCTTAAGTATGGCTCTTCTCTCTTATAATAGAGGAGATTTTAATAGAAGTATCGCCTATTTAAACCAATATGCTCAATTAAAAGGAAAAAGAAATACTATCTTTATGAATTATTTATTTGGTTCTTCATATTATAAGTTAAATCAAAATGATTTAGCTGCAAATTATTTTGAAGAAGCATTTAATGAAAATAAAAATAGTGCTTATGGAAAAAAGGCTGCTTTAAACTTAATTGAAATATATAGTAATCAAAACAAACCTGAAAAAGCTAGTGAAAAATTACAAGCTTTAAAAGGAAATATTGAATTTGATGAAGGAACAAGAATTTTAGGAGATTCTTATGCTACAAAGGGAGAGTACTCTAAAGCTATAAGTTATTATAATCAAGTAACTGATCTTTCCAATCCAAAACTTTTATATAGTTATGGATTTTCTTTATATAAATTAAATAAACTTAAAGAAGCTCAAGCTTATTTTGAAAGTTTAAAAAATAGTTCTTACTATAATCAAGCACTATATTATATCTTTGCTATAGATTATAAACTTGGAAATTATAAAAAAATTATAAAAAATAAAGATGAAATTAAAAAAGTAGTTGTTAATCAAAAAGATGTAATTAGTATAAATACTATTATTGCTAACTCAGCTTATGAATTAGGAGAATTTAACCTATCTAAAGATTATTATAGTAGAAACTATGTTCTTAATTCTGATATTGAAAGTTTATACAGAATTATTGTAATAAATAATAAAATAGAAGATATTAATGATATTAAATTAAGATTTTCTGAGTATAAGAATAAATTTCCAAATGACACTAAATATAGAAAAAATATATATCTAAGTGTTGGTGAAACTTATTATAAAAAAGATTTATTAGATGATAGTATCAATATATATATAGAATACTTAGAAAAAAATAAAGATTTTGATATTCTTAATAACTTAGTTACTCTTCTTTTAGCAAAACAAAATTATTCAGAGATGTTAAAATATTTAGATAATTCTGATAATTCTTTAAATAATATATATTTAAAAGGAATTGCTTCTATGGGAATGGGAAATTACTCAGAAGCTATGAATTATTTTTCAACTGTAGAACAAGATAGTTCTATTCAACCTGACCTATTAGAAAAGGTAAAATTCAATAAAATTAGAAACTTCTTCTTATGGCAAAAATATGATGAGGTTATAAAATATAGTGAAGATTATCTTAAAAATTATACTAATGAACCTAATAGAGCTGAAATTATAGATAAAACTGCTATTAGCTATTTCAGATTAAATAATTTTGAAAAGAGTTTAGAATATTATAATTTATTAAAAAATAACTCTCAATACAGTGAGTATGCTGAATTTCAAATTGCAGATACATTTTATGCTCAAGGAAAATATCAAGATGCTTTAAATAAATATCAAGAGATTTTTACAAAATATCCTGAAGGCAAATACAGTGAATCTTCATACTATTGGTATTTAAACTCTTTGATAAATTTACAAAAATTTGATAATTTTGAAAAAGAAAAAGGTATATTCTTAAAAAAATATCCAAATTCCACTTTTAAAGAAAATATATATATATTAAGTGCTCAAATTTATGAAAAGCAAGGAGAAAAGGAAAATTCTTTAGCTAACTATCAAAAATTATATGAAACATCAGCTAATAAAACTATAAAAGAAGATACAGCATCTAAGATCATAAATATTTACCTTAACAGCAATAAATTAGATGAAGCTAAAAAATATATACTAGAACTTGCTAATCCTGAAATAAAAAGTTATTATAATTCTTTAATTTTTGAAAAACAAGGCAAAAAAGAAGAGGCTTTAAAAGAATATGAAAATCTTTTTAAAGGAACTAAGTATAAAGATTATGCTGGAATAAACTTAGGAAATTACTATTTCAATAAAAAAGATTTTAAAACAGCTAGAGAGTATTATATTGCTGTAGATAATTTAGAAAGTTCATCTTATAAAGATTTTGTTCTTTATCAACTTTCAAATATTGATGAATTAGAGGGTAAAAATGATAGTGCTTTAAGAGGATATACAAAAGGATATGTTTTATATAATGGGGATTATTCAACTCTTTCTAAGTTCAAAGCTGCTCAGCTTAATGAAAAACTTGGGAAAGAATCTGATGCTTTTTCTCTATACAAAGAACTTTATTCAAATAAAGATTTTCAATATAAAAATTTTATATTAGAAAAAATGATTTTTTATACATTAAAATCAGGAAACAAAATTGAAGCTAAAAAATATTATTTAGAGTTACAAAAGTTAGATAAACAAACTTCAGAAAAATATAATCAATTTTTTAAATAG
- a CDS encoding MotA/TolQ/ExbB proton channel family protein, translating into MYYLTNGGILMYVILIMSIIGIYAIIERFIYFSRNEKNNRSFLTKDIKEQLDKGNIKELIIMLNKEKSSVSKVLKEILYELYKSSNSSTQKLEEKGKEKAMLQLVNLEKNMWLISLAAHLTPLIGLLGTVTGMIKAFQAVSIYGTGDASILAKGISEALFTTAGGLFVAIPALIFYNYFNKKIEKIISDIEITTTELINYFRK; encoded by the coding sequence ATGTACTATTTAACAAACGGTGGAATACTAATGTATGTGATACTTATTATGTCAATAATAGGAATCTATGCTATAATTGAAAGATTTATTTATTTTTCAAGAAATGAAAAAAATAATAGAAGTTTTTTAACAAAAGATATAAAAGAGCAATTGGATAAAGGAAATATAAAGGAACTTATTATCATGCTTAATAAAGAAAAAAGTTCTGTTTCTAAAGTTTTAAAAGAGATCTTATATGAACTTTATAAATCTTCTAATTCTAGTACACAAAAATTAGAAGAAAAAGGAAAAGAAAAAGCAATGTTACAATTAGTCAATCTAGAAAAAAATATGTGGTTAATCTCTTTAGCTGCTCATCTTACTCCTCTTATAGGACTTTTAGGAACTGTAACTGGTATGATTAAAGCTTTCCAAGCTGTTTCTATCTATGGAACAGGAGATGCTAGTATTTTAGCTAAGGGAATATCTGAAGCATTATTTACTACAGCTGGAGGACTTTTTGTTGCTATTCCTGCATTAATCTTTTATAATTATTTCAATAAAAAAATTGAAAAGATAATATCTGATATTGAAATAACTACTACTGAGCTTATAAACTACTTTAGAAAATAG
- a CDS encoding biopolymer transporter ExbD, with amino-acid sequence MKIERHRKRGELILELTPLIDVVFLLLIFFLVATTFDDMKGGIKIDLPQSTIREISDIKEIQIIIDKNKNLILNYKEKGKKEQISLSKENLKEKLSEKLLESKEKNVIISADKKLDYGYIVDIMTIAKEAGANSLDIDTADKK; translated from the coding sequence ATGAAAATAGAAAGACATAGAAAAAGAGGAGAGTTAATTTTAGAACTCACTCCACTAATAGATGTTGTATTTCTTTTATTAATCTTTTTCTTAGTAGCCACTACCTTTGATGATATGAAAGGAGGTATAAAAATAGATTTACCTCAATCTACAATCAGAGAGATTTCAGATATTAAAGAAATACAAATAATTATAGATAAAAATAAAAATCTAATACTAAACTATAAAGAAAAAGGGAAAAAAGAACAAATAAGTTTAAGTAAAGAGAATTTAAAAGAAAAATTATCAGAGAAATTATTAGAATCAAAAGAGAAAAATGTAATTATTAGTGCAGATAAAAAATTAGATTATGGTTATATTGTTGATATAATGACAATAGCTAAAGAAGCAGGTGCTAACTCTTTAGATATTGATACAGCGGATAAAAAATAA
- a CDS encoding energy transducer TonB, producing MKKEDGISILLSIIINIIIVLLIPNLSFEKVENKKIKIGLVNFENKNRTTLNGKKNTDSSNIKNTQEVKKKTDTSKKNIDKKKETDSNKVDLSALKNIANTITTPQVEVISSVQPLSSNRKVENIKVPKKEFGGQGGINSNSSLSENITLTKELISSENEKLELNENEKISFNSEIGNDTSFDRILQIEGDVEGLPSGYKLGTEDGDIVAKWDNTNKEPTYPESAQLKGLHGSVKIRMTIDEKGNIKNLLLEKGSGVPEINNAIEEVARTWKIYLSKNGMSVQGDVILEYNFILKGKTN from the coding sequence ATGAAAAAAGAAGATGGAATAAGTATACTCCTTTCTATAATAATAAATATAATCATTGTGCTATTAATTCCAAACTTATCCTTTGAAAAAGTTGAAAATAAAAAAATTAAAATTGGTTTAGTTAATTTTGAAAATAAAAATAGAACTACTTTAAATGGTAAAAAAAATACAGATAGTTCTAATATAAAAAATACTCAAGAGGTAAAGAAAAAAACAGATACTTCTAAGAAAAATATAGACAAGAAAAAAGAGACAGATTCAAATAAAGTGGATCTTTCTGCCTTAAAAAATATTGCAAACACTATTACTACTCCACAAGTTGAGGTTATTAGCAGTGTACAACCGTTATCATCTAATAGAAAAGTAGAAAATATTAAAGTTCCTAAAAAAGAATTTGGAGGTCAAGGAGGAATTAATTCAAATAGTTCTCTTAGTGAAAATATCACTTTAACTAAAGAATTAATCTCTTCAGAAAATGAAAAGTTAGAGTTAAATGAAAATGAAAAGATTTCTTTTAATTCTGAAATAGGAAATGACACTTCTTTTGATAGAATTCTTCAAATTGAAGGAGATGTTGAAGGATTACCTAGTGGTTATAAATTAGGAACAGAGGATGGAGATATAGTAGCTAAATGGGACAACACTAATAAAGAGCCTACTTATCCTGAAAGTGCACAACTTAAAGGTCTTCATGGAAGTGTAAAAATTAGAATGACTATTGATGAAAAAGGGAATATAAAAAATCTACTTCTAGAAAAGGGAAGTGGAGTTCCTGAAATAAATAACGCTATTGAAGAAGTAGCTAGAACTTGGAAGATATATTTAAGTAAAAATGGAATGAGTGTTCAAGGTGACGTTATATTAGAGTATAATTTTATTTTAAAAGGAAAAACAAACTAA